Proteins from a genomic interval of Corynebacterium deserti GIMN1.010:
- the truA gene encoding tRNA pseudouridine(38-40) synthase TruA — MSNGDTVRIRLDLAYDGTDFHGWAKQGTSDLRTVQKVLEENLSMVLRENIELTVAGRTDAGVHAAGQVAHFDVVASALEQRSIDGDPARLVRRLARLLPDDIRVHDVSVAPAGFDARFSALRRHYVYRITTHPAGPVPTRNRDTASWPKPVEIERMQLAADALLGLHDFVAFCKAKPNATTVRELQEFSWRDVSTPTEPQLYEAHVVADAFCWSMVRSLVGSCMAVGEGRRAQSFTEQLLHERERSPMVPVAPAKGLSLVGVDYPDADKLLERAEETRAMREIPNETASRGLNKT, encoded by the coding sequence ATGAGTAATGGTGACACGGTGCGCATCCGCCTCGATTTGGCGTACGACGGCACGGATTTCCATGGATGGGCAAAGCAGGGCACGAGTGATCTGCGCACGGTGCAAAAGGTGTTGGAAGAAAACCTGAGCATGGTGCTGCGCGAAAACATTGAGCTGACCGTGGCAGGCCGAACAGATGCTGGTGTGCATGCTGCAGGGCAGGTTGCGCATTTTGATGTGGTGGCGTCTGCTTTGGAGCAGCGCAGCATCGATGGCGATCCGGCCAGGTTGGTGCGTCGATTAGCGCGTTTGTTGCCCGACGATATCCGCGTACATGATGTCAGCGTCGCGCCCGCCGGTTTTGATGCCCGCTTTTCCGCGCTGCGCAGGCACTATGTCTACCGCATTACTACGCATCCGGCAGGTCCGGTGCCCACGCGTAATCGCGATACCGCGTCGTGGCCCAAGCCTGTAGAGATTGAACGCATGCAGTTGGCTGCCGATGCACTGTTGGGACTCCATGATTTCGTGGCGTTTTGCAAGGCGAAGCCGAATGCCACCACGGTGCGGGAATTACAAGAATTTTCGTGGCGCGATGTGTCAACGCCCACCGAACCGCAGCTCTATGAAGCGCACGTGGTGGCTGATGCGTTCTGTTGGTCGATGGTGCGCTCGCTGGTTGGCTCGTGCATGGCCGTGGGGGAGGGGCGTCGCGCGCAGTCCTTCACCGAGCAGTTGCTTCATGAACGAGAGCGTAGTCCCATGGTTCCGGTTGCTCCGGCGAAGGGGTTGAGTTTGGTGGGTGTCGATTACCCAGATGCCGATAAGCTGCTTGAGCGGGCGGAGGAAACGCGTGCTATGCGTGAGATTCCTAACGAGACCGCGAGCCGAGGGCTAAACAAAACCTAA
- the rplQ gene encoding 50S ribosomal protein L17 → MPTPKKGARLGGSASHQKKILSNLAASLFEHGAIKTTDAKAKALRPYAEKLITKAKNGSVADRRNVLALVPNKAVVTYLFNELAPKFENRDGGYTRIIKLENRKGDNAPMSQISLVLEETVSSEASRATRAAASKKAAKEAQTEEVETEEVTEVAEEAPAEETASEKDADEK, encoded by the coding sequence ATGCCTACCCCTAAGAAGGGCGCCCGTCTCGGCGGATCCGCAAGCCACCAGAAGAAGATCCTTTCTAACCTGGCTGCATCTCTGTTCGAGCACGGCGCAATCAAGACCACCGATGCTAAGGCAAAGGCTCTTCGCCCATACGCAGAGAAGCTGATCACCAAGGCTAAGAACGGTTCCGTTGCAGATCGTCGTAACGTTCTCGCACTGGTTCCTAACAAGGCTGTTGTCACCTACCTGTTTAACGAACTTGCTCCTAAGTTCGAGAACCGCGACGGTGGTTACACCCGCATCATCAAGCTGGAGAACCGTAAGGGCGACAACGCTCCTATGTCCCAGATCTCCCTCGTTCTCGAGGAGACCGTTTCTTCTGAGGCATCCCGCGCTACCCGCGCAGCTGCTTCCAAGAAGGCTGCTAAAGAGGCTCAGACCGAAGAGGTCGAGACCGAAGAGGTAACCGAGGTTGCAGAAGAGGCTCCAGCTGAGGAGACCGCATCTGAGAAGGACGCAGACGAGAAGTAA
- the eccB gene encoding type VII secretion protein EccB, translating into MAENMVMPTTSAQVSGHKFLVRRIEHGLVMGDVRMIHDPLSRRRRALVFGAVACALIAVGSLALAVFRPAIDPGDAPLIRADSGALYVRLEEQIHPVANLASARLILGEPAEPVSASDQILGEMDKGVPVGLPDAPGVFSSLSESHDSGWFVCQEEQSGHMHVWRGVEPAGIGEGKGWLGASKSESGVLAWHLIDASGRRALPDEESGEGRIVRRHLGITAQTPRLYLGTELLNAIPERAPIRLPDPQPELVDAGPRSWLRTDAGLAPITALQRAMLIDAGSPVTTDPTVLLGLQREVDVALHIPGEAVTWEDVDDSVVCADGKGALGQVPELARGVHLSGDSRAQTFISEAPGAVGADSGFGYYVVSDVGVRHAVADGEAMNAMGLTHAEDVPWTVLQLLPTGSELSRESALAPAY; encoded by the coding sequence ATGGCTGAAAATATGGTGATGCCCACCACCTCGGCGCAAGTATCCGGGCATAAGTTTTTGGTTCGGCGCATAGAACACGGCTTGGTCATGGGCGATGTACGGATGATCCATGACCCGCTGAGTAGGCGGCGTCGCGCCCTGGTGTTTGGGGCAGTGGCGTGTGCGTTGATTGCGGTGGGGTCGCTGGCGTTGGCGGTGTTTCGTCCTGCGATTGATCCCGGCGATGCACCACTGATTCGGGCGGACAGTGGTGCGTTGTACGTGCGGTTGGAGGAGCAGATTCATCCTGTGGCTAACTTGGCGTCGGCGCGATTGATTTTAGGCGAGCCCGCAGAGCCAGTGAGTGCGAGTGATCAAATTTTGGGTGAGATGGACAAGGGGGTTCCCGTGGGGTTGCCCGATGCGCCAGGCGTTTTCAGTTCCCTCTCAGAATCTCACGATTCGGGGTGGTTTGTGTGTCAGGAGGAACAATCAGGCCACATGCATGTGTGGCGCGGTGTAGAGCCCGCGGGGATAGGGGAGGGAAAGGGGTGGCTGGGGGCGTCGAAAAGCGAAAGCGGGGTACTCGCCTGGCACCTTATTGATGCGTCCGGGAGGCGCGCACTGCCGGATGAGGAGAGCGGGGAGGGGCGCATAGTGCGCCGGCACCTGGGGATTACTGCGCAAACGCCACGGCTGTACCTGGGCACTGAGCTGCTCAACGCGATCCCGGAACGCGCCCCGATTCGCCTGCCGGACCCGCAACCCGAGCTTGTCGACGCCGGACCCCGCAGCTGGCTGCGCACCGACGCCGGTCTTGCACCAATCACTGCGCTGCAGCGTGCCATGCTTATCGACGCAGGCTCCCCCGTGACCACCGATCCCACGGTATTGCTTGGGCTCCAGCGGGAAGTCGACGTGGCGTTGCATATCCCTGGCGAAGCTGTGACCTGGGAGGATGTGGATGACTCGGTGGTGTGCGCTGATGGCAAAGGGGCTCTTGGTCAGGTGCCTGAGCTGGCGCGCGGTGTGCATCTCAGCGGTGATTCCCGGGCGCAGACGTTTATTTCTGAAGCGCCGGGTGCTGTTGGTGCGGACAGTGGTTTTGGGTACTACGTAGTGTCTGATGTGGGTGTGCGCCACGCGGTTGCTGATGGTGAGGCGATGAACGCGATGGGGTTGACGCATGCAGAGGATGTGCCGTGGACAGTGCTGCAGTTGCTGCCGACAGGAAGTGAGCTTTCTCGGGAAAGTGCGCTCGCGCCAGCGTATTGA
- a CDS encoding DUF6541 family protein has product MLTTLWLAVVAFAVPGFVVSWISGLKLPWAFAASIPATFGIYGFSAWVLGMASMRFDLRSVVLSTLVFAAVALLWRIFFVGGWLLRRRKAKTRNHTLDDAPLPADPDAPAGVAEEIEAEEIEEEHRGAWHAVFSYLRTGGVLDHRWLLPAAGVMGGAWLIIDRALTLLAETPHGWADIFQGWDVHWHASTVRFIDETGIASSTMMGQLRNIETQQDLFYPSAWHAGAWVFSEVANVSIIEATNLTGIVLSGFLLPLGVALIAWRLINNRGLTAQIGAGLAGLITMASPVLFWVGNYVGAWPYVAAMGASGVVLALFMSTPAVPVRIFAAALAFMGMFQLHPAPSTVVIMGLIFWWLLMLLWAPSRKVQGWKHHVGIRFKDVGVLAITGLVGVVLMLPQVISGSEQTEDVLSYSAEEQVTRSESWLISIFMETRHVDFFGDIDITPVLVFAAIGGIVALIWRGNLWAPLFYFASVAITANSLLPFDEPWGDWLNIIGGLHYSTGHRLVMPVAMFTFAAAGVGAAAVIRLICLGPIKKFAAVSGVVSVVLALVVAVPLQSWAKDFVKDGSASTIQAPHDTRMVNDADLAAWDWLIQQPRATDVNIMGDPADGNGWMYAYNGLHSVARHYAWPAAGEGSATAMLFWWPQLLGVGTDENPDQVNDVDQAARNLNVGFFMISPWTFWDFQIPNFRQIDLLWETPGVTPVYRNGQAVIFAVNDMFTDEELDQMRAPGNSPEPLPELPTLGEMGLAETEDEWDDTYYHRPTVPADAPTADVAETLYAPDPTKPHTVPN; this is encoded by the coding sequence ATGCTGACGACTCTGTGGCTGGCTGTTGTGGCTTTTGCCGTACCGGGCTTCGTCGTCAGTTGGATTTCCGGCCTCAAACTGCCGTGGGCATTCGCCGCCAGCATTCCGGCAACGTTCGGTATTTATGGCTTCTCGGCGTGGGTGCTCGGCATGGCGAGCATGCGTTTTGATCTTCGCTCCGTGGTGTTATCCACACTCGTTTTCGCTGCGGTCGCGTTGCTGTGGAGAATTTTCTTCGTTGGTGGATGGTTGCTGCGGCGTCGCAAAGCAAAAACCAGAAACCATACGCTTGACGACGCCCCCCTGCCCGCAGACCCCGACGCCCCAGCGGGCGTCGCTGAAGAGATCGAGGCTGAAGAGATCGAGGAAGAACATCGCGGTGCCTGGCATGCGGTGTTTAGTTACCTGCGCACGGGTGGTGTGCTGGATCATCGTTGGCTGTTGCCGGCTGCGGGTGTGATGGGTGGCGCGTGGCTGATTATTGATCGCGCGTTGACGCTGTTGGCTGAAACCCCTCACGGGTGGGCCGATATTTTCCAAGGTTGGGACGTGCATTGGCATGCCTCGACAGTGCGGTTTATCGATGAAACCGGCATCGCATCGTCGACGATGATGGGGCAGCTGCGCAACATCGAAACGCAGCAAGACCTGTTTTACCCCAGCGCCTGGCACGCCGGAGCGTGGGTATTTTCCGAGGTAGCGAATGTCTCCATCATCGAGGCCACCAATCTCACTGGCATTGTGCTCTCTGGATTCCTGCTGCCGTTGGGTGTCGCGCTCATCGCCTGGCGGTTGATCAACAACCGTGGACTGACTGCCCAGATCGGTGCGGGTCTCGCCGGCCTCATCACAATGGCCTCACCGGTGCTGTTCTGGGTGGGCAACTACGTTGGCGCATGGCCATATGTCGCAGCGATGGGTGCTTCGGGTGTTGTGCTGGCGCTGTTTATGTCCACCCCGGCGGTACCTGTGCGGATTTTCGCCGCCGCGCTTGCGTTCATGGGCATGTTCCAACTCCACCCGGCACCATCCACCGTGGTGATCATGGGACTTATCTTCTGGTGGTTGCTCATGCTCCTGTGGGCACCAAGCCGCAAGGTCCAAGGTTGGAAACACCACGTGGGCATTCGCTTCAAGGACGTCGGCGTCCTCGCGATCACCGGTTTGGTGGGCGTCGTGCTCATGCTGCCACAGGTGATTTCCGGATCCGAGCAGACCGAAGATGTGCTGTCCTATTCCGCAGAGGAACAAGTCACCCGTTCTGAATCCTGGCTGATCTCCATTTTCATGGAAACCCGTCACGTGGACTTCTTCGGTGACATCGACATCACCCCGGTCCTAGTATTCGCCGCTATCGGTGGCATTGTTGCGTTGATCTGGCGGGGCAACCTGTGGGCGCCTCTGTTCTACTTTGCCAGCGTTGCCATCACCGCCAACTCCTTGCTTCCGTTCGATGAACCGTGGGGTGATTGGCTCAACATCATTGGCGGATTGCACTATTCCACCGGACACCGCTTGGTCATGCCCGTTGCCATGTTCACCTTCGCAGCCGCCGGCGTTGGCGCGGCAGCTGTGATTCGCCTGATTTGTTTGGGGCCGATCAAGAAGTTCGCAGCTGTTTCCGGCGTGGTATCAGTTGTATTGGCGCTCGTCGTCGCCGTGCCCCTGCAGAGCTGGGCAAAGGATTTTGTGAAAGATGGCTCCGCCTCCACGATTCAAGCGCCTCACGATACCCGCATGGTCAATGACGCCGATCTCGCTGCATGGGATTGGCTCATTCAGCAACCTCGTGCCACTGACGTCAACATCATGGGTGATCCTGCCGATGGCAACGGTTGGATGTATGCCTACAATGGCTTGCACTCCGTGGCTCGCCACTACGCGTGGCCAGCAGCTGGCGAAGGCTCCGCAACTGCGATGTTGTTCTGGTGGCCACAGCTGCTGGGCGTAGGTACTGATGAGAACCCAGACCAAGTTAACGATGTGGATCAGGCCGCACGCAACCTCAACGTTGGCTTCTTTATGATCAGCCCGTGGACGTTCTGGGACTTCCAGATTCCCAACTTCCGCCAGATTGATCTGCTGTGGGAGACTCCAGGAGTCACACCGGTGTACCGCAACGGCCAGGCAGTCATCTTTGCGGTCAACGATATGTTCACCGACGAAGAGCTCGACCAGATGCGCGCACCTGGAAACTCGCCTGAGCCTCTGCCAGAATTGCCTACCTTAGGTGAGATGGGACTGGCGGAAACTGAGGACGAATGGGATGACACCTACTACCATCGTCCAACCGTTCCTGCGGATGCGCCCACTGCTGATGTTGCGGAGACTCTCTACGCGCCAGACCCAACCAAGCCACACACGGTACCAAACTAA